In Flavobacterium gelatinilyticum, a genomic segment contains:
- the rimO gene encoding 30S ribosomal protein S12 methylthiotransferase RimO, with protein sequence MRTKSLKKNKINVITLGCSKNVYDSEVLMGQLRANGKEVTHEAAPKEEGNIIVINTCGFIDNAKAESVNMILEYADKKDKGIVDKVFVTGCLSERYRPDLEKEIPNVDQYFGTTELPQLLKALGADYKHELLGERLTTTPKNYAYLKIAEGCDRPCSFCAIPLMRGSHVSQPIEKLVKEAQGLAKNGVKELILIAQDLTYYGLDLYKKRNLGELLEALVKVEGIEWIRLHYAFPTGFPMDVLEIMKREPKICNYIDIPLQHISDSILKSMRRGTTQAKTTQLLKDFRAAVPGMAIRTTLIVGYPGETQEDFEILKDFVQEMKFDRMGCFAYSHEENTHAYLLDDDVPDDVKQARANEIMELQSQISWDLNQEKVGQTYKCIIDRKEGAHFVGRTEFDSPDVDNEVLIDASKHYLKTGEFVNIKIIEATEFDLYGEPA encoded by the coding sequence ATGAGAACCAAGTCTTTAAAAAAGAACAAAATTAACGTAATCACTCTTGGGTGTTCAAAAAATGTATATGACAGTGAAGTGCTTATGGGTCAGCTTCGTGCAAACGGAAAAGAAGTCACTCATGAGGCCGCACCAAAAGAAGAAGGAAACATTATTGTAATAAACACTTGTGGTTTTATTGATAATGCGAAAGCAGAATCGGTAAACATGATTTTGGAATATGCTGATAAAAAAGACAAAGGAATCGTTGACAAGGTTTTTGTAACCGGATGTTTGTCTGAACGTTACAGACCTGATTTAGAAAAAGAAATCCCGAATGTAGATCAATACTTCGGGACAACAGAACTTCCTCAATTATTAAAAGCTCTTGGAGCCGACTATAAGCATGAGTTATTAGGAGAAAGATTAACAACTACTCCTAAAAATTATGCGTATTTAAAAATTGCCGAAGGATGCGACAGACCCTGCAGTTTTTGCGCTATTCCTTTAATGAGAGGATCTCACGTTTCGCAGCCTATTGAAAAACTGGTTAAAGAAGCGCAAGGTCTGGCTAAAAACGGGGTTAAAGAATTGATTTTAATTGCGCAGGATTTAACGTATTATGGTCTTGATCTTTATAAAAAGAGAAATCTTGGCGAACTTTTAGAAGCTTTGGTAAAAGTAGAAGGTATCGAATGGATTCGTCTTCATTATGCTTTCCCAACAGGTTTCCCAATGGATGTTCTGGAAATCATGAAACGTGAGCCAAAAATTTGTAATTATATTGATATTCCATTACAACATATTTCAGATTCTATTTTAAAATCGATGCGCCGTGGTACAACTCAGGCAAAAACAACGCAGTTATTAAAAGATTTCCGTGCAGCTGTTCCTGGAATGGCAATCAGAACTACTTTAATTGTAGGATATCCTGGAGAAACTCAGGAAGATTTTGAAATCCTGAAGGATTTTGTTCAGGAAATGAAATTTGACCGAATGGGTTGTTTCGCTTATTCTCACGAAGAAAACACACATGCATATTTATTAGACGACGATGTTCCGGATGATGTAAAACAAGCTAGAGCAAATGAAATCATGGAATTACAGTCTCAAATTTCGTGGGATTTAAATCAGGAAAAAGTAGGACAAACTTATAAATGCATTATTGACAGAAAAGAAGGCGCTCATTTTGTGGGAAGAACAGAATTTGACAGTCCGGATGTGGATAATGAAGTTTTAATAGATGCGTCTAAACATTATTTAAAAACAGGCGAATTTGTTAACATAAAGATAATTGAAGCAACAGAATTTGATTTATACGGAGAACCTGCTTAA
- a CDS encoding outer membrane beta-barrel protein translates to MKKVFYILAATLTSSVAFAQDEDSPTSPATTWGGSADAYYKYDFSKQMNGLTSFTNSQDSFELGMASIEAAHSFGKASIFVDLGFGKRAGEFSYNETTDKDINAKFLIKQLFFTYQMTEKFKVVAGSFGTHIGYEVLDAVDNKNYSMSYAFSYGPFFNTGVKAQYTSGKFTAMLGITNPTDFKSAMDAGSTQKTYIGQVGYIGDTGSAYLNFTSGSTNPIPGSLIPVSDENKTQFDLTASKTITDSFSLGLNATYAKTKHDFDGTLDGEWFSVVGYASYSFSPSLLLAYRMEYFDAKDAAPSLGTLTGSSVFANTASLNYKVGKLTIIPEIRYDAASEDIFLDKDAAPTGGSFFALLATTYSF, encoded by the coding sequence ATGAAAAAAGTATTTTACATTTTAGCTGCGACGTTAACAAGCTCTGTTGCTTTTGCTCAGGATGAAGATTCACCAACTTCACCGGCAACAACTTGGGGCGGATCTGCTGACGCTTATTATAAATATGACTTTTCTAAACAAATGAACGGATTAACGAGCTTTACCAACTCACAAGATTCGTTTGAACTAGGGATGGCTTCTATAGAAGCAGCACATTCATTTGGAAAAGCTTCCATTTTCGTAGACTTAGGTTTCGGAAAAAGAGCAGGGGAGTTTTCTTATAATGAAACAACAGACAAAGACATTAATGCTAAATTTTTAATTAAACAATTGTTTTTTACGTATCAAATGACCGAAAAATTCAAAGTTGTGGCGGGTAGTTTTGGTACACACATTGGCTACGAAGTTTTAGACGCTGTTGATAATAAAAACTACAGTATGTCGTATGCGTTCTCTTACGGACCGTTTTTTAACACGGGAGTAAAAGCACAGTACACTTCGGGTAAGTTTACAGCTATGCTGGGAATAACAAACCCAACCGATTTTAAATCAGCAATGGATGCCGGATCGACTCAAAAAACATACATTGGTCAGGTAGGGTACATAGGCGATACAGGAAGCGCTTACCTTAATTTTACAAGCGGAAGTACAAATCCAATTCCGGGAAGTCTGATTCCGGTTTCAGATGAAAATAAAACGCAGTTTGACTTAACAGCCTCAAAAACGATAACTGATAGTTTTAGTCTTGGATTAAATGCAACTTATGCAAAAACAAAGCATGATTTCGATGGTACTTTAGACGGTGAATGGTTTTCTGTAGTGGGATATGCAAGCTATTCCTTCTCACCATCTTTGCTTCTGGCATACAGAATGGAATATTTTGACGCAAAAGATGCTGCTCCAAGTTTAGGAACATTGACAGGATCAAGCGTATTTGCAAATACAGCTTCGTTAAATTATAAAGTTGGAAAACTAACCATTATTCCGGAGATCAGATACGATGCAGCTTCAGAAGATATCTTTTTAGATAAAGATGCTGCCCCAACAGGAGGATCGTTCTTCGCCTTACTTGCAACAACATACTCTTTCTAG
- a CDS encoding glycoside hydrolase family 27 protein, producing MKKTIALLFALNFSVLVLGQGNTHNQTGGKFEGLAMKPPMGWNSWNTFATNIDEKLVKETADIMVSSGLAAAGYNYIVLDDGWMTKERDANGDLVPDPAKFPNGMKSLIDYVHSKGLKFGLYNCAGTQTCAGYPGTRGYEYQDARFYARLGIDFLKYDWCNTKGITAPEAYTTMSNALKTAGRPIVFSLCEWGDNQPWEWGKPIGNLWRISGDIYPCFDCEFKHPENWSSWGFMKIAEMRKDIRKYSGPDHWNDFDMMEVGNEMNDTEDKSHFAMWCMLSSPLFTGNDYRKMSKETLAILTNKDLIAINQDKLGIQGFKYSAEDGVEVWVKPLSDGNWAVTFLNRSDAVKKVNFDWKKNTIKDADFGYEADFNKNTYKIKNLWTGREAGTTKKNFTGELASHDCITLKLSL from the coding sequence ATGAAAAAAACGATAGCTTTATTGTTTGCGCTTAATTTTTCTGTTTTGGTTCTCGGTCAGGGAAATACCCATAACCAGACGGGCGGGAAATTCGAAGGTCTTGCCATGAAACCGCCAATGGGATGGAATTCATGGAATACCTTTGCAACTAATATCGATGAAAAACTGGTAAAAGAAACTGCTGATATTATGGTGTCATCCGGACTGGCTGCTGCCGGTTATAATTATATTGTATTAGATGACGGCTGGATGACCAAAGAACGTGATGCAAACGGAGATTTGGTTCCGGATCCTGCTAAATTTCCAAACGGCATGAAATCGCTTATCGATTATGTACACAGCAAAGGTTTAAAATTTGGATTGTACAATTGCGCCGGAACGCAGACTTGTGCCGGATATCCGGGAACAAGAGGCTATGAATATCAGGATGCCCGTTTTTATGCCAGACTCGGAATAGATTTCTTAAAATACGACTGGTGTAATACTAAAGGCATTACAGCCCCCGAAGCCTATACAACAATGAGCAATGCTCTTAAAACGGCCGGAAGGCCTATTGTTTTCAGTCTTTGCGAATGGGGTGATAATCAGCCTTGGGAATGGGGAAAACCAATTGGGAACCTTTGGAGAATTTCGGGAGATATTTATCCTTGTTTTGACTGCGAATTCAAACATCCGGAAAATTGGTCATCCTGGGGGTTTATGAAAATTGCCGAAATGCGAAAAGATATACGTAAATATTCCGGACCTGATCATTGGAACGATTTTGATATGATGGAAGTAGGAAACGAAATGAACGATACCGAAGACAAATCTCATTTTGCGATGTGGTGCATGTTGTCATCACCATTATTTACCGGAAACGATTATAGAAAAATGTCCAAAGAAACACTCGCAATCCTTACCAATAAAGATTTAATTGCGATTAATCAGGATAAACTGGGAATTCAGGGATTTAAATATTCGGCAGAAGATGGAGTAGAAGTCTGGGTAAAACCTTTGTCTGATGGAAACTGGGCAGTTACTTTTTTAAACAGAAGTGATGCTGTAAAAAAGGTTAATTTCGACTGGAAGAAAAATACAATTAAAGACGCTGATTTTGGTTATGAAGCAGATTTTAATAAAAACACTTATAAGATAAAAAATTTATGGACGGGCAGAGAAGCCGGAACGACCAAAAAGAATTTTACAGGAGAATTAGCATCTCACGACTGTATCACATTGAAATTGTCGCTTTAA
- a CDS encoding N-acetylmuramoyl-L-alanine amidase: protein MTKKHFCYLILAIVLTSCSTNPYKTTEKAYDQQLKTLENQITSKDSQVIPPVSPVIIDTTYASQLGIIKDTLSKTGSTSLQNGISTEWIGTVNFNLRKPSFVIIHHTAQDSIQQTINTFTKTRTQVSSHYIISENGKVVQMLNDYLRAWHAGNSTWGKNTDLNSSSIGIELDNNGFKPFTEAQISSLVALLTKLKKDYNIPTQNFLGHADIAPGRKQDPSALFPWKTLAEKGFGIWPDAVLEEAPFDFKIEPALRIIGYNTKNLSAAIQAFKLHYIQTDTTSTLDRKTIDTIYSIYKKQIQ, encoded by the coding sequence ATGACAAAAAAACATTTTTGTTATTTGATTTTGGCAATTGTACTTACTTCTTGCTCAACGAATCCATATAAGACTACTGAAAAAGCTTATGATCAGCAGTTAAAGACATTAGAAAATCAAATTACCAGTAAAGATTCGCAGGTGATTCCACCGGTAAGTCCTGTTATTATCGACACGACGTATGCATCGCAGCTTGGTATTATTAAAGATACTTTATCAAAAACAGGGTCAACTTCTTTGCAGAACGGCATCAGTACGGAATGGATTGGAACCGTTAATTTCAATTTAAGAAAACCGAGTTTTGTAATAATTCACCATACCGCTCAGGATTCTATACAGCAAACGATTAATACGTTTACAAAAACAAGAACTCAGGTTAGTTCTCACTATATTATTTCTGAAAACGGAAAAGTGGTCCAGATGTTAAATGATTATTTAAGAGCCTGGCATGCCGGAAATTCAACCTGGGGTAAAAACACTGATTTAAATTCCTCTTCTATAGGAATTGAACTTGACAACAACGGTTTTAAACCTTTTACTGAAGCGCAAATAAGCAGTTTAGTAGCTTTGCTAACCAAGCTGAAAAAAGATTACAATATCCCGACACAGAACTTTTTAGGTCATGCTGATATTGCGCCTGGAAGAAAACAAGATCCAAGTGCTTTGTTTCCGTGGAAAACACTGGCAGAAAAAGGTTTCGGAATCTGGCCGGATGCTGTTTTAGAAGAAGCTCCGTTTGACTTTAAAATAGAACCTGCTTTGAGAATCATAGGGTATAACACAAAAAACCTATCCGCAGCAATTCAGGCTTTCAAATTGCATTATATTCAAACTGACACAACCTCAACCTTAGATCGAAAAACAATTGATACAATTTATTCGATTTACAAAAAACAAATTCAATAA
- a CDS encoding RagB/SusD family nutrient uptake outer membrane protein has translation MKNIIKRSGAFALTLLVLLSSSCSQDFLDVPAEGVPTIGNYYDSDVKLDNASNGLYGIVWFNMNKEGFYGITDVISGNMYAGPYNEFGKFTDLSFTNSQSFIGDSWRSCFGAIANCNTYINILPQSVGPNVTDEALNNAMGEIHFIRAFSYFFLVRLWGNVPIIENNADYSTNFVIPSNPSEDVYKFIENDLKFAIDNLRSKNRGSDYAANAHVSKGSAKALLAKVYLYQKKYDLARAMAQDVINSGEFKLLGGEELPLKSFADLWLQKNNNNEESIFSWQWTGAGTYFEGNFSNTLFAPENRLVETSYSGQIAPSQDLIHNVFEPGDKRRIETFMLPGDFYPNLTYAQTLAVDAPKILGYTFEEENEAQNSGAGLKKYVIGKENLPITGPFNAPFNGESSMNSYMMRYAELLLIHAEAILGSQSGSTSDPAALRSFNAVRRRAGVPVKTSISFDDIFRERRAELACEGDYYFDLGRLPFAKAKAILEAQNRGDKETPKFITISASNLLLPYPADDLIKNPKLTEVVPYTFK, from the coding sequence ATGAAAAATATAATAAAAAGAAGTGGTGCTTTTGCCTTAACATTACTTGTGCTGCTTTCGTCATCTTGTTCTCAGGACTTTTTGGATGTACCTGCAGAAGGAGTGCCGACAATAGGAAATTATTACGACTCTGATGTTAAACTCGATAATGCGAGTAACGGACTTTACGGTATCGTTTGGTTTAATATGAATAAAGAAGGATTTTACGGAATTACCGATGTAATTTCGGGGAATATGTACGCCGGACCGTATAATGAGTTTGGAAAATTTACTGATTTGAGCTTTACCAATTCACAGTCTTTTATTGGTGATTCATGGAGATCTTGTTTTGGAGCAATCGCCAATTGTAATACCTATATTAATATATTACCGCAGAGTGTGGGGCCAAATGTTACAGATGAGGCTTTGAACAATGCAATGGGTGAGATACATTTTATCAGGGCGTTTTCGTATTTCTTCCTGGTAAGATTATGGGGAAATGTGCCGATTATCGAAAACAATGCTGATTATTCTACCAATTTTGTTATTCCAAGTAATCCTTCTGAAGATGTGTACAAATTCATCGAAAATGATTTGAAATTTGCTATCGATAACTTAAGATCTAAAAACAGAGGGTCAGATTATGCAGCCAATGCACACGTGTCTAAAGGTTCTGCAAAAGCACTTTTGGCAAAAGTATATTTGTATCAAAAGAAATACGATCTGGCAAGAGCAATGGCTCAGGATGTAATTAACAGCGGGGAATTTAAATTATTAGGAGGAGAAGAACTGCCGCTGAAATCATTTGCAGATTTATGGCTTCAGAAAAATAATAACAATGAAGAATCAATCTTTTCATGGCAGTGGACAGGTGCAGGAACGTACTTTGAAGGAAACTTCTCAAATACTTTATTTGCTCCGGAAAACAGACTGGTAGAAACTTCCTATTCAGGGCAAATCGCACCATCTCAGGATTTAATTCACAATGTTTTTGAACCTGGCGATAAAAGAAGAATCGAAACGTTTATGCTTCCGGGAGATTTTTATCCAAACCTGACCTATGCACAGACACTTGCAGTAGATGCTCCTAAAATTTTAGGGTACACTTTTGAAGAAGAAAACGAAGCTCAGAACTCAGGTGCTGGTTTGAAAAAATACGTGATCGGAAAAGAAAACCTGCCTATAACAGGACCGTTTAATGCACCTTTTAACGGAGAAAGCAGTATGAACAGCTACATGATGCGTTATGCCGAATTACTTTTAATTCATGCCGAAGCTATTTTAGGATCTCAGTCAGGAAGTACTTCAGATCCTGCCGCTTTAAGATCGTTTAATGCGGTGAGAAGAAGAGCGGGTGTGCCTGTTAAAACCTCTATTTCTTTTGATGATATTTTCAGAGAAAGACGTGCCGAATTAGCTTGCGAAGGAGATTACTATTTTGACTTAGGCCGTCTGCCGTTTGCAAAAGCCAAAGCGATTTTAGAAGCACAAAACAGAGGAGACAAAGAAACGCCGAAATTCATTACTATTTCAGCATCGAATCTTTTGCTTCCTTATCCTGCTGATGATTTAATTAAAAATCCAAAATTAACAGAAGTAGTACCGTATACTTTTAAATAA
- a CDS encoding OmpP1/FadL family transporter, which yields MKKIFFLLLTGLTVSVSHSQDISDAVRFSQDNITGTARFRAMSGAFGAVGGDMSALSVNPAGSAIFNNNQAGLTLSNQSIANKSRYFNDPQTQDKDNSFLLNQAGAIFVFNDRNPNNNWNKIAIGVAYENTNNFNNNTFSAGWNPTNSIDKYFLEYANGIPLGNITKIDYRDMFYEEQQAYFGYYGKIILPVNPSDANTSYITNVPNQGNYYQENNVYERGYNSKVGFNIATSYKDRLYLGANLNVHVTDYRRTSQFYESNRNPLTATETISNATFNNELYTYGNGFSFQLGAIAKVTNSLRLGLAYESNTWYELYDEVTQSLYSTTETNANQAFDYSANPNVITVYEPYTLQTPGKFTFSGAYVFGKSGLISIDYSIKDYSNAKYKSTDKFGGINSEMSQQLTNNGELRVGAEYKIKQLSLRGGYRFEGSPYKDGKTVGDLTSFSGGLGYDFGGTKVDLAYSYLERKSSQGFFPVGLTDPARINSVLNNVSLTLLFEL from the coding sequence ATGAAAAAAATATTCTTCCTTTTATTAACAGGACTAACTGTCAGCGTCTCACATTCTCAGGATATTTCTGATGCTGTACGTTTTTCGCAGGACAACATAACCGGTACTGCTAGATTTAGAGCGATGAGCGGTGCTTTTGGAGCCGTTGGAGGCGATATGTCTGCTTTATCAGTCAATCCTGCCGGATCTGCTATATTCAATAACAATCAGGCCGGATTAACTTTAAGCAATCAAAGTATTGCTAATAAGTCCAGATATTTTAACGATCCTCAAACACAAGACAAAGACAATTCTTTTCTTTTAAATCAGGCGGGGGCTATATTTGTTTTTAACGATCGTAACCCAAACAACAATTGGAACAAAATTGCAATTGGAGTTGCTTATGAAAACACAAATAACTTTAACAATAATACCTTCTCTGCAGGATGGAATCCAACGAATTCTATTGATAAATATTTTCTAGAATATGCTAATGGAATCCCTCTGGGTAACATTACAAAAATAGACTACAGAGATATGTTCTACGAAGAACAACAAGCATACTTCGGATATTATGGCAAAATAATACTGCCCGTAAACCCATCAGACGCGAACACATCGTACATAACAAATGTACCTAATCAGGGAAATTACTATCAGGAAAACAATGTTTACGAAAGAGGATACAACAGCAAAGTAGGCTTTAACATTGCCACCTCTTACAAAGACCGTCTTTATTTGGGTGCAAATTTAAATGTACACGTAACAGATTACCGAAGAACAAGCCAATTTTACGAATCCAACAGAAACCCTCTTACCGCAACAGAAACAATTTCCAATGCAACATTTAACAATGAATTGTACACATATGGTAATGGTTTTTCTTTCCAATTGGGTGCAATTGCAAAAGTCACTAATTCATTAAGACTTGGTTTAGCATACGAATCAAATACTTGGTACGAATTATATGACGAAGTTACTCAAAGCTTATACAGTACTACAGAAACGAATGCAAATCAAGCATTCGATTATTCAGCAAACCCAAACGTCATAACCGTTTACGAACCTTATACTCTTCAAACTCCCGGAAAATTCACATTCAGCGGAGCTTATGTATTTGGAAAATCCGGTTTAATAAGCATCGATTATTCTATAAAAGATTATAGCAACGCTAAATACAAATCCACAGACAAGTTTGGAGGCATAAACTCAGAAATGAGCCAGCAGCTAACTAATAATGGCGAATTGAGAGTTGGAGCAGAATATAAAATAAAACAATTAAGCTTAAGAGGCGGTTACCGTTTTGAAGGAAGCCCTTATAAAGACGGAAAAACGGTTGGAGATCTAACCAGTTTCTCTGGTGGTTTAGGATATGATTTTGGAGGAACAAAAGTAGATTTGGCTTATTCTTATCTTGAAAGAAAATCAAGTCAGGGATTTTTTCCAGTAGGATTAACAGATCCGGCAAGAATAAACTCAGTATTAAACAATGTTTCTCTAACCTTATTATTTGAATTGTAA
- a CDS encoding glycoside hydrolase family 5 protein, with translation MKFKKVITVLFLMICCFSKAQFVKKHGQLSVQGTQLTDKNGEPIVLRGMSFGWHSMWPRFYNEKAVNWLKKDFNCNVVRAALGIELGEYAYLKDPQFSKQKIEAVVNGAIKSDIYVIIDWHSHNINLKEAKEFFAEISKKYAKYPNIIYEVFNEPDYESWAEVKSYSEEIIKVIRENDPNNIILVGCPHWDQDIDLPAADPIQGYNNIMYTMHFYAATHGKDLRDRTDAAIQSGLPVFISESAGMEASGDGPLNIQAWQEYIDWMESKRLSWITWSVSDKDETCSILKKSAKSEGKWKEEDLKESGIKVREFLRKYNNQN, from the coding sequence ATGAAATTTAAAAAAGTAATAACTGTTTTGTTTTTGATGATCTGCTGTTTCTCTAAAGCGCAGTTTGTTAAAAAACATGGTCAGTTAAGCGTTCAGGGAACACAGTTGACAGATAAAAATGGCGAACCCATTGTTTTAAGAGGAATGAGTTTTGGCTGGCATAGCATGTGGCCGAGATTTTATAATGAAAAAGCAGTAAACTGGCTTAAAAAAGATTTTAACTGCAATGTCGTGAGGGCAGCACTGGGAATTGAACTGGGTGAATATGCTTATCTGAAAGACCCGCAGTTTTCAAAACAAAAAATAGAAGCGGTTGTAAATGGAGCCATTAAATCAGATATTTATGTGATTATTGACTGGCACAGCCACAATATCAATTTAAAAGAAGCAAAAGAGTTCTTTGCCGAAATTTCCAAAAAATATGCAAAGTACCCTAATATAATCTACGAAGTATTTAATGAACCGGATTATGAATCATGGGCTGAGGTTAAAAGTTATTCTGAAGAAATAATTAAAGTGATACGCGAAAATGATCCCAATAATATAATACTTGTCGGCTGTCCGCACTGGGATCAGGATATCGATCTTCCGGCGGCCGATCCAATTCAGGGATACAATAATATAATGTATACCATGCATTTTTATGCGGCAACACACGGTAAAGATTTAAGAGACAGAACTGATGCTGCTATACAAAGCGGTCTTCCTGTATTTATATCAGAATCAGCCGGAATGGAAGCTTCCGGAGACGGTCCATTAAATATTCAGGCATGGCAGGAATATATTGACTGGATGGAATCAAAAAGACTCAGCTGGATTACCTGGTCGGTTTCAGACAAAGATGAGACTTGCTCTATTTTGAAGAAATCAGCAAAATCAGAAGGAAAATGGAAAGAAGAAGATTTAAAAGAGTCAGGAATTAAAGTTCGTGAGTTTTTAAGAAAATATAATAATCAGAATTAA
- a CDS encoding T9SS type A sorting domain-containing protein yields the protein MKKKYFLNVTPNHRFFLLNIFFLITIFSAKAQVITGINPYCIASNPTYTITPDLGVAYDTIKWVASNDSGITFSGNPSPKSLSKVVIKSGNIINAPHYIYAQFRLNGTVVYQTPQFNFVTAPPPVQPGYVVTKTQDYCTPQYHIIVLNVAVNPNPSPNTNFYISPSMADPSVIVTQTSKNVFELKLPLNGQNYFLYNIQSTTSSGGCLSNSVTSTSYGNAVSLNLTNCANTSPGVNYDFSVAPNPYSNGYITIVASAISASSPGVCRIFNSSGTQVSSFSLTNSSTAYQLKATAGAALTSGNYIVHVTYANGVTRTKNLIVI from the coding sequence ATGAAAAAAAAATACTTTTTAAATGTTACGCCAAACCATAGATTCTTTTTGTTAAACATCTTTTTTTTAATAACCATTTTTAGTGCAAAAGCACAGGTAATTACAGGGATTAATCCTTACTGTATAGCAAGTAATCCCACTTATACTATTACGCCGGATCTTGGTGTTGCATACGACACCATTAAATGGGTGGCTTCAAATGATTCCGGAATAACTTTCAGCGGTAATCCTTCTCCAAAATCTTTATCAAAAGTGGTAATAAAGTCAGGAAACATTATTAATGCACCTCACTATATCTACGCGCAGTTTAGGTTAAACGGCACCGTGGTGTATCAAACACCTCAGTTTAATTTTGTTACAGCACCGCCTCCGGTTCAGCCAGGTTATGTAGTAACCAAGACACAGGACTATTGTACACCGCAGTATCATATTATAGTTTTAAATGTTGCGGTCAATCCAAACCCAAGTCCAAATACCAATTTCTACATTTCACCTTCAATGGCAGATCCTTCTGTTATTGTAACACAGACTTCAAAAAATGTGTTTGAATTAAAACTGCCTTTAAACGGCCAGAATTATTTTTTATATAACATACAAAGTACAACATCCTCTGGAGGGTGTTTGTCAAATTCGGTCACATCAACTTCTTATGGAAATGCGGTTTCGCTTAACTTAACCAATTGTGCCAATACTTCTCCGGGAGTAAATTATGATTTTTCGGTGGCTCCAAATCCATATAGTAATGGATATATTACCATAGTAGCATCTGCAATAAGTGCTTCGTCGCCGGGAGTATGCAGAATATTTAATTCTTCTGGAACTCAGGTAAGCAGTTTTTCTTTAACAAATTCGTCAACGGCCTATCAGCTAAAAGCGACGGCAGGAGCCGCTTTGACATCAGGAAATTATATTGTTCATGTTACCTATGCTAACGGAGTTACAAGGACTAAAAACCTTATTGTGATTTAA